Proteins encoded by one window of Erythrobacter sp.:
- a CDS encoding response regulator: MKLRRQLGWKAAEIERLLFRQAELQLAQARAERNAESKTAFLATMSHEIRTPMSGVIGFTELLLESDLDPRRRGQVQLIADSGRAMMQLVNDILDHSRIESGEMRLHPEPLDIREKLDHCIKLLEPTARSKHLAIGQWVENSVPELVELDRLRIQQVLLNLIGNAIRYTEKGGIDVEARLENSSEGKYLLLSVIDTGIGIEESQLDEIFVPYRQENSASAIRSGGSGLGLAISSELVAMMGGQISVHSRCGVGTQFTVRLPLVTVETDVEAPHELTPASPPATLPSLRGTHVLIVEDDAINRQLIMAMAEALQLDAHTVGSGAEAVRAVLESDQAGIPFAVVLMDMQMPGMDGLEATSHLRALGFTAENLPIIALTANCYQDDIAACAAAGMQSHLGKPVTTVALARELARWLAPGAPVAQTRIHPSSHSIEARYQERKRRVIDDLRRIIEASPGQPEWQAIARQLHRLAGVAANFGEPELGEASRRLELELSGKQPLETVRRALRREWPIFESSV; encoded by the coding sequence ATGAAATTGCGGCGGCAGCTTGGCTGGAAAGCGGCAGAAATAGAGCGGTTGCTGTTTCGGCAGGCCGAATTGCAGCTGGCGCAAGCCAGGGCGGAGCGAAATGCGGAGTCGAAAACCGCTTTCCTCGCCACGATGAGCCACGAAATCCGGACGCCAATGAGCGGCGTAATCGGATTCACCGAATTGCTGCTGGAAAGCGATCTCGATCCGCGCAGGCGAGGCCAGGTGCAACTGATCGCCGATTCAGGCCGCGCGATGATGCAACTGGTAAACGACATTCTCGATCATTCCAGGATCGAGTCAGGAGAAATGCGACTACACCCCGAACCGCTCGATATTCGGGAGAAACTGGATCACTGCATAAAGCTGCTGGAGCCCACGGCACGTTCCAAGCATCTTGCCATCGGCCAATGGGTCGAGAACTCGGTTCCCGAACTGGTAGAGCTTGATCGGCTTCGCATTCAGCAGGTGCTGCTCAACCTGATCGGAAATGCCATCCGTTATACCGAGAAGGGCGGCATCGATGTCGAGGCGAGGCTGGAGAATTCGTCCGAGGGCAAGTACCTGCTGCTCTCTGTGATCGATACCGGAATCGGCATCGAGGAATCCCAGCTTGACGAGATATTCGTTCCGTATCGGCAGGAGAACAGTGCCAGCGCGATCCGTTCTGGCGGTTCCGGGTTGGGACTGGCGATCAGCAGCGAACTGGTGGCGATGATGGGCGGGCAGATCAGTGTCCATTCGCGGTGCGGCGTAGGCACGCAATTTACGGTCCGCCTGCCGCTAGTCACAGTAGAGACTGATGTTGAGGCGCCGCACGAACTGACCCCCGCTTCTCCCCCGGCTACCTTGCCCTCGCTGCGAGGTACTCATGTCCTGATCGTGGAGGATGACGCCATCAATCGTCAGCTCATCATGGCGATGGCCGAGGCGCTGCAACTCGATGCGCACACGGTCGGCAGTGGCGCCGAAGCGGTACGGGCCGTATTGGAAAGCGATCAGGCGGGTATCCCCTTTGCGGTGGTGCTTATGGATATGCAGATGCCCGGCATGGACGGGCTCGAAGCTACCAGCCACCTCCGCGCGCTCGGATTCACCGCTGAAAACTTGCCGATCATCGCGCTGACGGCCAATTGCTATCAGGACGATATCGCCGCCTGCGCCGCCGCAGGGATGCAGTCGCATCTGGGAAAGCCAGTGACAACGGTGGCTCTCGCCCGCGAATTGGCCCGCTGGCTGGCCCCCGGCGCGCCAGTTGCGCAGACGCGCATACATCCGTCCAGCCACTCGATCGAGGCTCGCTATCAGGAGCGCAAGCGGCGTGTGATTGATGATTTGCGCCGGATAATCGAAGCGTCCCCTGGTCAGCCCGAATGGCAAGCAATCGCCCGCCAGCTACATCGGCTGGCAGGCGTGGCAGCCAATTTCGGGGAGCCCGAACTGGGCGAGGCTTCCCGTCGGCTTGAGCTGGAATTGTCCGGCAAGCAGCCGCTCGAAACCGTGCGCCGGGCGTTACGGCGCGAATGGCCCATCTTCGAAAGTTCGGTCTGA
- a CDS encoding AHH domain-containing protein translates to MASGHRKYIGFRMVNRPGAPGYRPFMQRHHLLPRQLLGTTCFAPLFATLGCESIGFDDFRTNGLLLPASAEAALETGLPLHRGPHRNYNQMVAERVGQIEAGWRRSGLRNPSLARDEALVRLALLQNGLRRQLLQREGRLATLSRKDPFRAGLDFTELDALAEMLWTEMMPQT, encoded by the coding sequence ATGGCTTCCGGACATCGGAAGTACATCGGCTTTCGCATGGTCAATCGTCCGGGCGCCCCCGGATACCGCCCTTTCATGCAGCGCCATCACTTGCTGCCCAGGCAGTTGCTGGGCACGACCTGTTTTGCCCCCCTTTTTGCCACATTGGGATGCGAGTCGATCGGATTTGACGACTTCCGAACCAATGGTCTGCTGCTTCCCGCCAGCGCGGAAGCGGCACTGGAAACGGGGCTGCCGTTACACAGGGGGCCGCACCGGAACTACAACCAGATGGTTGCCGAGCGCGTAGGCCAGATAGAAGCGGGCTGGCGACGCAGTGGCCTGCGCAATCCGTCACTGGCGCGGGACGAAGCATTGGTGCGGCTTGCTCTCCTGCAAAATGGTCTGCGCAGGCAATTGCTGCAACGCGAGGGCCGCCTCGCCACGCTGAGTCGCAAAGACCCTTTTCGTGCGGGCCTCGACTTTACCGAACTGGATGCGCTGGCTGAAATGTTGTGGACGGAAATGATGCCGCAAACGTGA